The region CCGAGGCCGCGCGGGCCAGGCGCTGACCCCACCCAGGGGAGGGTGCCGAACTGTCGGACCCGCCCGGTAGCCTCCGGCGTCGAACTACTGTTCGTAACAGCAGGCAGGGGTGGCAGGGTTGATCGCGTCGGTGCGGGGTCCCGTTCTCGAGATCGGGCTGGACCACGCGGTCGTGGAGGTCGGCGGGGTCGGGCTGGCCGTGCACGCCACCCCCAGCACCCTGGCCGGGTTGCGACGCGGCGTCGAGTCCCGGCTGGCCACCACCCTGATCGTGCGCGAGGACTCGCTGACCCTGTTCGGATTCGCGGACGCGGACGAGCGGGAGCTGTTCCTGCTGGTCCAGACGGTCAGCGGGATCGGCCCGCGGCTCGCCCTCGCCACCATCGCGGTCCTGGAGCCGGACACGCTCCGCCGCGCACTCGCGGACGGGGACCTCACCACCCTGCAGCGCATCCCGGGCGTCGGGAAGAAGAGCGCGGAACGCCTGGTCGTCGAGCTGCGGGACAAGGTCGCCGCGCCCGCGACGGTCCCGGTCGGGGCCTCGGCCGCCCCCGCCGCCGGGGGCGCCGGCGGCAGGCGGGAGCAGGTCGTCGAGGCGCTCGTCGGGCTCGGGTTCACCGCCCGGCCGGCCGAGCAGGCCGTCGACGCGGTGCTGGCCCGGTCGCCGGACGCGGCGGCCGCCGAGCTCCTGCGGTCCGCGTTGTCGAGCCTGGGCCGCTCACGGTGAGGTGGCGATGACGATGGAGGACGACGGCTCGCGGGACGTCTCGCCGGAGGCCGTGTCGGAGGACGTGGAAGTCGAGAACTCGCTGCGTCCCCGCCGGCTGTCGGAGTTCATCGGCCAGCCGCGCGTGCGGGAGCAGCTGCAGCTGGTCCTCGAGGGCGCCCTGCGCCGCGGGGACCCGCCGGACCACATCCTGCTCTCCGGCCCGCCGGGGCTGGGCAAGACGAGCCTGTCGATGATCGTCGCCGCGGAGCTCGGCGCCTCGATCCGGCTCACCTCCGGGCCCGCGCTGGAGCGGGCCGGGGACCTCGCCGCGATGCTCTCGAACCTGCTCCCGGGGGACGTCCTGTTCATCGACGAGATCCACCGCATCGCCCGGCCCGCCGAGGAGATGCTCTACCTCGCGATGGAGGACTTCCGGGTCGACGTCGTCGTCGGGAAGGGCCCCGGCGCCACGTCGATCCCGCTGGACATCGCCCCGTTCACGCTGGTCGGCGCCACCACGCGGTCCGGAGCGCTCACCGGGCCGCTGCGGGACCGGTTCGGCTTCACCGCGCACATGGAGTTCTACGAGCCGGACGAGCTGGAGCTCGTGCTCAAGCGCGCGGCCACGATCCTGGGCGTCGACCTGCACCCGGACGGCGGCACCGAGATCGCCCGCCGCTCCCGGGGCACGCCCCGCATCGCCAACCGGCTGCTGCGCCGGGTCCGGGACTTCGCCGAGGTGCGCGCAGACGGGGCCGTCACCCGGCAGGTCGCCCGGGACGCGCTGGCCGTCTACGACGTCGACGAGCTCGGCCTGGACCGGCTGGACCGGGCCGTGCTGAGCGCCCTGGTGCGGTCCTTCCACGGCGGACCGGTGGGTGTGTCCACGCTCGCCGTGGCAGTCGGCGAGGAACCCGGTACCGTCGAAGAGGTATGCGAGCCCTACCTCGTGCGGGCCGGGATGCTGGCCCGCACGCCGCGGGGCCGGGTCGCGACGCCGGCCGCCTGGAAGCACCTCGGTCTGACGCCGCCGCCGGAGACCCCCGGGGTCTCGTCACTGTTCTGATCGCGGACGGGCCCGCGGCCTGCAGCGATACCGGTGGACGTGCCGCAACCGGGACACGGGCGGACTGGCACACTCGACATCTCGACGAGCCTCACGAACGGAGAAAACCGGACACGATGGACATCAGCCTGCTCTTCCCCGTCCTCATCCTCCTCCTCTTCATCCCGATCTTCCTGTCGGGCCGCAAGCAGAAGCGTGCCATGGCCGCGACCCAGCAGATGCAGTCGGCGCTGGACACCGGGGACGTCGTGGTGACGACCTCCGGCCTGCGCGCGACCGTCGTCGACGCCTCCTACGAGGAGACGATCGACCTGGAGATCGCCGACGGCGTCGTCACCACCTGGCTGCGCGCCGCGGTGCGCGAGAAGGTCGACCCCACGCCGGAGGACTTCAGCACCCCGGCCGAGGCCGACTCGGACACCGTGACCAGCGCGGACGCCGCCGACACGACGACCACGACGGACAGCTCGGACACTCCGGGCACCGACGGCAGGTCGAACGACCGCAGCTGACGCGTCGCCTGCGTCCGGTGCCGGGGGCGCTCGATGCCCCCTGCCGGACGTGCGGCAGCATGCAGCACTGAAGCGGGCCGACTCCGGCGCTCTGACGTGTGCGTCCTCGGGCACACGGTCGCAGGTGCCGGGCCCGGCTGCGCCCAGCGAGTAGGACCCAGGCCGACCCCCGGAGTGACGACGGGCCGTGCCGCAAAGGAGTGAAGAAGAGAGTGGCAACGACCCCGGGGCGGATCAGCCCCTGGCGGTACCTGGCGGCGTTCGCCGGCATCGTCGTCGTCCTGTACGCCCTGGTGTTCCTCACCGGCGACCGTAAGCCCACGCCGAAGCTGGGCATCGACCTGCAGGGCGGCACGCGGGTCACGCTGTCCGCCCGGACCGAGTCCGGCCAGGTCCCGCCGCGGGACCAGCTCATCCAGGCGCAGCAGATCATCGAGCAGCGCGTCAACGGGCTCGGCGTCAGCGGTGCCGAGGTCGTCCTGGACGGCAGCAACATCACGATCACCGTCCCGGGCGCGGAGGGCGACCAGGCCCGTTCGCTCGGTCAGACCGCGCAGCTCCGGTTCCGCCCCGTCATCGGCGGCCCGGTCGCGGCCACACCGCCTCCCGGCGCCGGCGCGGGCCAGGCGGGCGCGGCCACCCCGGCTCCCGCGGCTCCGGCGGCGCCCGCGAGCGCGCCCGCGGCCCCGGCGGGCCAGCCGCAGGGCCTCCCCGCCGGCACGAGCGACCGGGCCGTCGAGCCCGTCTCCTACTCGGCCCCGCTGCAGCAGCCGACACCCACCCCGACGCCGCCGCCGGCGCCCGCGCCCGACGCCGGCAACCCCGCGCCCGCCGATCCGAAGCTCGCCACGGCGATCGCGGAGGCGAAGGCACTGCGGCAGAGCGAGGACCCCGCGGTCCAGGCGCAGGCGTTGCAGCAACTGGACTGCAAGGCCACGGATCCCCTGCGGGGCTACGACGACCCGACCAAGCCGCTGGTCGCGTGCACCCAGGACAAGACGGGCAAGTACCTCCTCGGCCCGACGATCCTCGAGGGCACCCAGATCGCGAGCGCCACGGCGACCGCGGACCCCAATGGCGCGGGCTACGTCGTCAACTTGGACTTCAAGTCCGAGGGCTCGAAGATCTGGGGAGACTTCACCGCCGCGAACATCGGCAAGCAGTCCGCGTTCGTGCTCGACGGCGAGGTCGTCTCGGCACCGACCATCAACGGCGCGCTCTACGGCCAGACGCAGGTCAGCGGCAACTTCTCCCAGCAGCAGGCGCAGAACCTCGCGAGCGCCCTGCGCTACGGCTCGCTGCCGCTGTCGTTCGAGTCCTCGCAGGCCGAGACGGTGTCCGCGACCCTGGGCCTGGCCTCGCTGAAGGCCGGGCTGATCGCCGGCGTCGTCGGGCTCGCGCTGGTGTTCGTCTACTGCCTCTTCTACTACCGGGTGCTCGGCATCCTGACGATGCTGTCGCTGGTGCTCTCCGGCGGCGTCGTCTACGCGGTGCTGGTGCTGCTCGGGCGCTGGATCGGCTTCACGCTCGACCTCGCCGGCGTCGCCGGGTTCATCGTGGCCATCGGCATCACGGCGGACTCGTTCGTGATCTTCTTCGAACGGTTGAAGGACGAGGTCCGCGAAGGGCGGTCGTTCCGCTCGGCCGTGCCGCGCGGCTGGGTCCGCGCCCGCCGCACGATCCTGTCCGCGGACGCCGTCAGCTTCCTGGCCGCCGCGGTGCTCTACATCCTGGCCGTCGGCCAGGTGAAGGGCTTCGCGTTCACCCTCGGCATGTCGACGGTGCTGGACCTCGTCGTCGTGTTCCTGGTGACGCACCCGCTGGTCGCGCTCGCGTCGAACTCGCGGGTCTTCGGCAGCCCCGCGCTGTCCGGGCTCGGTGAGGTCGCGCGGATCGGCGCGCAACGGAAGAAGGCCGCCGCCGCGGCCGCCGGAACGAAGGGCGCGTGAGCATGAGCGCGAACACCGTCCCCACCGCCCCTGCGAAGCGCGGTGCACTGTCCCGGCTCTACACCGGCACCGGCGCGTTCGACATCGTCGGCAAGCGCAAGATCTGGTACGTCAGCTTCGGGCTGCTCGTGCTGGTCTGCATCCTGTCGATCGCCCTTCGCGGGTTCAACCTCGGCATCGACTTCACCGGCGGCTCCCAGATCCAGATGCCGGCCGCGGGCGCGAACGGCGTCGCCACCACCCAGCAGGTCGGGGACGTCTACCAGCGTTCCGTCGGGATGGGCGCCGCGTCCATCCAGTCCGCCGGCACCGGCTCGTCGGCGTCGATCCTCATCCGGTCCGAGGCGCTGAGCGAGGCGCAGGTCATCGCGCTCAAGCAGGCCCTGTTCGACGCGTTCCAGCCCCTCGGGAGCAACGGGCAGCCGTCCGCGGAGGTGATCAGCGACTCGGCGGTCAGCGGCACCTGGGGCGGCGAGATCACCCGGCAGGCGATCATCGCGCTCGCGGTGTTCCTCGTGCTGGTCACGGCGTTCCTGGCGTTCTACTTCGAGCGGTCCATGGCGATCGCGGCGCTCGTCGCCCTGGTGCACGACGTCGTGGTCACCGCGGGCGTGTACTCCATCGTCGGGTTCGAGGTCACGCCCTCGACGGTCATCGGCCTGCTGACGATCCTCGGGTTCTCCCTCTACGACACGGTCGTGGTGTTCGACAAGGTCAAGGAGAACGCCCGCGGCATCCTCGGCCTGACCAGGCGGAACTACTCCGAGATCGCCAACCTCGCGGTCAACCAGACGCTGATGCGCTCGATCAACACCTCGCTGATCGCGGTGCTGCCCGTCCTCGGGCTGATGATCGTCGGCGTCGGGCTGCTGGGCGTCGGCACGCTCGCCGACCTGGCGCTCGTGCAGATGGTCGGGATCATCGCCGGGTCGCTGTCGTCGCTGCTGCTCGCGACGCCGCTGCTCGTCGACCTGAAGATGCGGGACCCGAAGTACCAGCAGCAGGCCAAGCGGGTCGCGGCCCGCCGGGCCCGGCAGGCGACGGCCCGGGGCGCCGGGACCGACGCGCCGGAGGCGACCGACGACGAGTCGATCGCCCAGGAGCTCCGCCGCGAGAAGGCCCTGTCCGCCGCCGCGAGCACGCCGGCGCGGGCCCAGCGTGCGGCCGGCCGGCCGCAGGGCAAGTCGGGCCGGCCCGGTGGCCGGCCCAGTGGGAAGCGGAACCGATGAGCGAGGCGGCCCTGGCGGACTCCGACGACGTCGATCCCGGCTTCGAGCACGTCCGCTCCCTGATCCGGGACGTGCCGGACTACCCCCGGCCGGGGGTCCTCTTCCGGGACCTCACGCCCGTGCTCGCGGACGCGGAGGCCTTCGCCACCGTGGCGACCGAGCTCGCGGCCCGCGTCGGGCTCGCGGACGTCGTCGTCGGGATCGAGGCGCGCGGGTTCCTGGTCGGTGCGGCCGTCGCGCTCGTCGCGGGGGTCGGGGTCGTGCCGGTGCGCAAGCCCGGGAAGCTGCCGGTCGTCGCCGCGTCCCGGACCTATGACCTCGAGTACGGCACCGCCACCCTGGAGCTGCCCGCGGACACCGTCAGGCCCGGGAGCAAGGCCTTCGTCGTCGACGACGTCCTGGCCACCGGCGGTACGGCGGAGGCCACCTGCGCGCTGCTGACGGACGCCGGAGCCGAGGTCGTCGGCTTCGGGACGGTGCTGGAGCTCGCGGGGCTCGGCGGGCGGGACCGCCTCGCGGGCATCGACGTGCACTCCCTGTTCACGCTCTGATCACCGGTTCGGACGCGCCCCCGCGGGCGTGGGGACGCGGGCGCGCCGAGCTATCCTTGGACAGGTGGACGGCACCGTGATTTTCGACCGACCCACCCCCACGAGGGCGGGCCGGTGACGGGCGTCGAGCCGAGCGCTCCGCCCGCCGTCGCGGAGTACGGGCCGGACCACGCGGACGACCCGGCGAAGCCGTCGGCCACCCGCCGGGTCCGCGCGCGGATCGCCCGGCGGATGACGCCGCAGCGGGTCGCGATCGTGAAGCCGGTCCTCGAGCCGCTCGCCAGCGTGCACCGGACGTTGCACCCCAAGGCGGACCTGGTCCTGCTGCAGCGGGCGTACGACGTCGCCGAGGACAAGCACCAGCACCAGAAGCGCAAGTCCGGGGACCCCTACATCACCCACCCGCTCGCCGTGGCGACGATCCTCGCCGAGCTGGGCATGGACACGACCACGCTGGTCGCGGCCCTGCTGCACGACACCGTCGAGGACACGGACTACTCGCTGGACCGGCTGCGCCGGGACTTCGGCGAGGAGGTCGCGCACCTGGTCGACGGCGTCACCAAGCTGGACAAGGTCGAGTTCGGCACCGCGGCCGAGGCCGAGACGATCCGCAAGATGGTCGTCGCGATGGCCCGGGACCCGCGCGTACTGGTCATCAAGCTGTCGGACCGGCTGCACAACATGCGGACCATGCGGTTCCTGCCGCCGGAGAAGCAGGCGAAGAAGGCGCGCGAGACCCTCGAGGTGATGGCGCCGCTGGCGCACCGCCTGGGCATGGCGACGGTGAAGTGGGAGCTGGAGGACCTGTCCTTCGCGATCCTGCACCCGAAGAAGTACGACGAGATCGTCCGGCTCGTCGCGAACCGGGCGCCGTCCCGGGACACCTACCTCAAGCAGGTCATCGACGAGGTGACGCAGCAGCTCGACGGGGCGCGGGTGAACGCGAAGGTCGAGGGCCGGCCGAAGCACTACTACTCGATCTACCGCAAGATGATCGTCAAGGGCCGGGACTTCGACGACATCCACGACCTGGTCGGCGTGCGCGTGCTCGTCGACGAGGTGCGGGACTGCTACGCGGCGATGGGCATGGTGCACGCGCTGTGGCAGCCGATGCCGGGCCGCTTCAAGGACTACATCGCCCAGCCCCGCTACGGCGTCTACCAGTCGTTGCACACCACGGTGATCGGCCCGGACGGCAAGCCGCTGGAGGTGCAGATCCGCACCACGGAGATGCACCGCACGGCCGAGTACGGCATCGCGGCGCACTGGCGCTACAAGGAGACCCGCGGGCACAACGGCGCGCCGAGCACGGCGACCGGCACCGTCGAGGTCGACGAGATGTCCTGGATGCGGCAGCTGCTGGACTGGCAGCGGGAGGCCGCGGACCCGGGGGACTTCCTCGAGTCGCTGCGCTACGACCTGGCGGCGAAGGAGATCTTCGTCTTCACCCCCAAGGGCGACGTGATCACGCTGCCGATGGGCTCCACCCCGGTGGACTTCGCCTACGCGGTGCACACCGAGGTCGGGAACCGCTGCATCGGCTCCCGGGTCAACGGCCGGCTGGTCGCGCTCGAGCGCACGCTGGACTCGGGCGACGTCGTCGAGATCTTCACCTCGAAGGCCGAGGGCGCCGGGCCGAGCCGGGACTGGCTCGCGTTCGCCGCCTCCCCGCGCGCGAAGAACAAGATCAAGCAGTGGTTCGCGAAGGAGCGCCGCGAGGAGGCTATCGAGCAGGGCAAGGAGGCCATCACGCGCGAGGCGCGCCGCACCGGCATGCCGCTGCAGCGTCTGGTCTCCGCGGACTCGATGGCGGCCCTCGCCCGCGAGCTGCACTACCCGGACCTCTCCGGGCTCTACGCCGCGATCGGTGAGGGCCAGGCGAGCGCCCGGCACGTCATCCAACGGCTGGTGGCGCTGCTGGGCGGGGTCGAGGACGCCGAGGAGGAGCTCGCCGAGCGGGCCACGCCGTCGACGGTCCGGGTCCGGCGCGCGACCGGGGACGCCGGCGTCGTCGTCAAGGCGGACGGCGAGGACATGGGCGATCTCTACACGAAGCTCGCGCGGTGCTGCACGCCGGTGCCGGGCGACGAGATCATGGGCTTCGTGACGCGCGGGGGCTCGGTCAGCGTGCACCGCACGGACTGCACGAATGCCGCGGACCTGAAGAACCGGGCGGAGCGGCTCGTCGACGTCGCGTGGTCGGTCTCCGAGTCCTCGGTCTTCCTGGTGGCGATCCAGGTCGAGGCCCTCGACCGGCACCGGCTGCTCTCCGACGTCACGAAGGTGCTGGCGGACGAGAAGGTCAACATCCTGTCCGCGTCCGTGACGACGTCACGGGACCGGGTCGCGGTCTCCCGGTTCTCCTTCGAGATGGGCGCCCCGAAGCATCTGGGACACGTGCTGCAGGCGGTCCGCAACGTCGAGGGCGTCTACGACGTCTACCGGGTCACCAGCGCGAGCTGAGCCCGGCTCACGGCAGGCCCGACAGCAGGAGAGCCACCTTCCCGCCGGAGTCCGGCGTGAAGGTGGCTCTCCGGCCACGGCTGGTGTGGGGTCAGGCGACCTTGGCGCTCTGGATCGTCACCGGGGTGACGGGCTTGCCGTCGCCCTCGCCGTTGGAGTTGTCGGTACCGCCGGCGGCGACCTTGTCGATCGTGGCCAGGCCGGCCTGGTCGATCGTGCCGAACACGGTGTAGTCCGGCGGGAGCGTCGAGTCCGCGTAGACCAGGAAGAACTGGCTGCCGCCCGAGTTCGGCGCGGCGGTCTTCGCCATCGCGACCGTGCCGCGCGGGTAGATCACGGTGCCGCCGCCGGAGGGGGACGGCGCCAGGCCGGTCGGCGGCTCGTCCGCGATCGTGTAGCCGGGGCCGCCGGTGCCCTGGGCCGTCGGGTCGCCGCACTGCAGCACCTTCAGGCCCTCGCCGGTGGTCAGGCGGTGGCACTGGGTGTTGTCGAAGTAGCCCTGGCCGGCGAGGGACAGGAAGCTGTTGACGGTGCAGGGCGCCTTGGCGCGGTCCAGCGTCAGGCTGATCGGCCCGGCGGAGGTGCCGAGTGCGACCTCGGCGGTGCCGACGTTCGAGACGCCCGTCGTCTGCGGCGGCTGGTTCGCCTTGGCTGCGTTCGCCTCGGCGGGGTACTCGCACGAGACGGTGCCCGGTGCGGCGGCGGCCTGGGCGGTGGGGGCGGGGTCGTCCGCCCCGGAGGGCAGCGTCAGCAGCACGACCGCCACCACCACGACGACGACGACCGCGGCCGAGACGATCACCGCGGTGCGCTTCCGCTTGCGCGCGGCGTCCATCCGCCGTTGCTGCTGGTGGGCGAGCTTGCGCTTGGCCGCTTCGCGCCGCATCTGGTTCGTGGCCACGTTGTGGGGTCCTCCCGGGTCCGCTGGTCGCGTCGGAGGGTAGCGACCGTTCCTGAGAGCGCGATGTGCAGGGCGTCTAGGCTGGTCCGGTGCTCGTCGCAGGATTCCCGGCAGGGGCCTTCCAGACCAACTGCTACGTGGTGGCCCAGGCCGCGGGGGAGGCGTGCGTCGTCGTCGATCCCGGGCAGGACGCCGTCGAACCGCTCGAGGCGTTGTTGAAGGAGCATCGGCTGACGCCGGTCGCCGTCCTGCTCACCCACGGGCACTTCGACCACACCTTCAGCGTCGCCCCGGTCTGCGACGGCCACGACGTCCCGGCCTGGATCCACCCGGACGACCGGGAGATGCTCGCGGACCCGATGAAGGGCATCTCGGCGGAGTCCGCCGCCTTCTTCGGCGGCCGGCTGGAGCTGCGCGAGCCGTCGGACGTCCGGACCCTCGACGACCGGTCGTCGCTGGAGCTGGCCGGACTGCGGCTGCGGGTCGACCACACGCCGGGGCACACACCGGGATCGGTGGTCTTCACGACGGAGACCGAGGAAGGGGTCGAGGTGATCCTCGCGGGGGACACGTTGTTCGCGGGGTCGATCGGGCGGACGGACCTGCCAGGCGGCTCGCACCAGCAGCTGCTGGACAGCGTGCGGGACCGGCTGCTCGTCCGGGACGACTCCGGCGTCGTGCTGCCCGGCCACGGGCCCACGACCACGATCGGCCGGGAGCGGGCGTCGAACCCGTTCCTGCAGGACCTCTCCACCCCGGCGCGGACCGGAACGACACGGGGACGTGGACTGTGAGCACGGCGCAGGCAAAACAGACGGACAAGCAGCAGTCCTTCGCCGCGCCGAAGGGGATCCCCGAGTACGTCCCGCCGGAGTCCGCCGGGTTCACCCACGTCCGGGACACGCTCGTCGCCGCGGCGGACCGCGCGGGGTACGGGCACATCGAGCTGCCGGTCTTCGAGGACACCGGGCTGTACGCGCGGGGTGTCGGCGAGTCCACCGACGTCGTCAGCAAGGAGATGTACACCTTCTCGGACCGCGGCGGCCGCACGGTGACGCTGCGTCCGGAAGGCACCGCGGGCGTCGTCCGGTCCGTGATCGAACACGGGTTGGACCGGGCCGGGCTGCCCGTCAAGCTGCGCTACGCCGGGCCGTTCTTCCGGTACGAGCGGCCGCAGGCGGGCCGGTACCGGCAGCTGCAGCAGGTCGGGGTCGAGGCCATCGGGGTGGACGACCCGGCGCTCGACGCCGAGGTCATCGCGGTCGCGGACGAGGGGTTCAAGGCCCTCGGCCTGCGCGGATACCGCCTCGAGCTCACCTC is a window of Pseudonocardia sp. T1-2H DNA encoding:
- the ruvA gene encoding Holliday junction branch migration protein RuvA, yielding MIASVRGPVLEIGLDHAVVEVGGVGLAVHATPSTLAGLRRGVESRLATTLIVREDSLTLFGFADADERELFLLVQTVSGIGPRLALATIAVLEPDTLRRALADGDLTTLQRIPGVGKKSAERLVVELRDKVAAPATVPVGASAAPAAGGAGGRREQVVEALVGLGFTARPAEQAVDAVLARSPDAAAAELLRSALSSLGRSR
- the ruvB gene encoding Holliday junction branch migration DNA helicase RuvB, whose amino-acid sequence is MEDDGSRDVSPEAVSEDVEVENSLRPRRLSEFIGQPRVREQLQLVLEGALRRGDPPDHILLSGPPGLGKTSLSMIVAAELGASIRLTSGPALERAGDLAAMLSNLLPGDVLFIDEIHRIARPAEEMLYLAMEDFRVDVVVGKGPGATSIPLDIAPFTLVGATTRSGALTGPLRDRFGFTAHMEFYEPDELELVLKRAATILGVDLHPDGGTEIARRSRGTPRIANRLLRRVRDFAEVRADGAVTRQVARDALAVYDVDELGLDRLDRAVLSALVRSFHGGPVGVSTLAVAVGEEPGTVEEVCEPYLVRAGMLARTPRGRVATPAAWKHLGLTPPPETPGVSSLF
- the yajC gene encoding preprotein translocase subunit YajC; its protein translation is MDISLLFPVLILLLFIPIFLSGRKQKRAMAATQQMQSALDTGDVVVTTSGLRATVVDASYEETIDLEIADGVVTTWLRAAVREKVDPTPEDFSTPAEADSDTVTSADAADTTTTTDSSDTPGTDGRSNDRS
- the secD gene encoding protein translocase subunit SecD, producing the protein MATTPGRISPWRYLAAFAGIVVVLYALVFLTGDRKPTPKLGIDLQGGTRVTLSARTESGQVPPRDQLIQAQQIIEQRVNGLGVSGAEVVLDGSNITITVPGAEGDQARSLGQTAQLRFRPVIGGPVAATPPPGAGAGQAGAATPAPAAPAAPASAPAAPAGQPQGLPAGTSDRAVEPVSYSAPLQQPTPTPTPPPAPAPDAGNPAPADPKLATAIAEAKALRQSEDPAVQAQALQQLDCKATDPLRGYDDPTKPLVACTQDKTGKYLLGPTILEGTQIASATATADPNGAGYVVNLDFKSEGSKIWGDFTAANIGKQSAFVLDGEVVSAPTINGALYGQTQVSGNFSQQQAQNLASALRYGSLPLSFESSQAETVSATLGLASLKAGLIAGVVGLALVFVYCLFYYRVLGILTMLSLVLSGGVVYAVLVLLGRWIGFTLDLAGVAGFIVAIGITADSFVIFFERLKDEVREGRSFRSAVPRGWVRARRTILSADAVSFLAAAVLYILAVGQVKGFAFTLGMSTVLDLVVVFLVTHPLVALASNSRVFGSPALSGLGEVARIGAQRKKAAAAAAGTKGA
- the secF gene encoding protein translocase subunit SecF, translating into MSANTVPTAPAKRGALSRLYTGTGAFDIVGKRKIWYVSFGLLVLVCILSIALRGFNLGIDFTGGSQIQMPAAGANGVATTQQVGDVYQRSVGMGAASIQSAGTGSSASILIRSEALSEAQVIALKQALFDAFQPLGSNGQPSAEVISDSAVSGTWGGEITRQAIIALAVFLVLVTAFLAFYFERSMAIAALVALVHDVVVTAGVYSIVGFEVTPSTVIGLLTILGFSLYDTVVVFDKVKENARGILGLTRRNYSEIANLAVNQTLMRSINTSLIAVLPVLGLMIVGVGLLGVGTLADLALVQMVGIIAGSLSSLLLATPLLVDLKMRDPKYQQQAKRVAARRARQATARGAGTDAPEATDDESIAQELRREKALSAAASTPARAQRAAGRPQGKSGRPGGRPSGKRNR
- a CDS encoding adenine phosphoribosyltransferase — its product is MSEAALADSDDVDPGFEHVRSLIRDVPDYPRPGVLFRDLTPVLADAEAFATVATELAARVGLADVVVGIEARGFLVGAAVALVAGVGVVPVRKPGKLPVVAASRTYDLEYGTATLELPADTVRPGSKAFVVDDVLATGGTAEATCALLTDAGAEVVGFGTVLELAGLGGRDRLAGIDVHSLFTL
- a CDS encoding RelA/SpoT family protein, coding for MTGVEPSAPPAVAEYGPDHADDPAKPSATRRVRARIARRMTPQRVAIVKPVLEPLASVHRTLHPKADLVLLQRAYDVAEDKHQHQKRKSGDPYITHPLAVATILAELGMDTTTLVAALLHDTVEDTDYSLDRLRRDFGEEVAHLVDGVTKLDKVEFGTAAEAETIRKMVVAMARDPRVLVIKLSDRLHNMRTMRFLPPEKQAKKARETLEVMAPLAHRLGMATVKWELEDLSFAILHPKKYDEIVRLVANRAPSRDTYLKQVIDEVTQQLDGARVNAKVEGRPKHYYSIYRKMIVKGRDFDDIHDLVGVRVLVDEVRDCYAAMGMVHALWQPMPGRFKDYIAQPRYGVYQSLHTTVIGPDGKPLEVQIRTTEMHRTAEYGIAAHWRYKETRGHNGAPSTATGTVEVDEMSWMRQLLDWQREAADPGDFLESLRYDLAAKEIFVFTPKGDVITLPMGSTPVDFAYAVHTEVGNRCIGSRVNGRLVALERTLDSGDVVEIFTSKAEGAGPSRDWLAFAASPRAKNKIKQWFAKERREEAIEQGKEAITREARRTGMPLQRLVSADSMAALARELHYPDLSGLYAAIGEGQASARHVIQRLVALLGGVEDAEEELAERATPSTVRVRRATGDAGVVVKADGEDMGDLYTKLARCCTPVPGDEIMGFVTRGGSVSVHRTDCTNAADLKNRAERLVDVAWSVSESSVFLVAIQVEALDRHRLLSDVTKVLADEKVNILSASVTTSRDRVAVSRFSFEMGAPKHLGHVLQAVRNVEGVYDVYRVTSAS
- a CDS encoding peptidylprolyl isomerase: MATNQMRREAAKRKLAHQQQRRMDAARKRKRTAVIVSAAVVVVVVVAVVLLTLPSGADDPAPTAQAAAAPGTVSCEYPAEANAAKANQPPQTTGVSNVGTAEVALGTSAGPISLTLDRAKAPCTVNSFLSLAGQGYFDNTQCHRLTTGEGLKVLQCGDPTAQGTGGPGYTIADEPPTGLAPSPSGGGTVIYPRGTVAMAKTAAPNSGGSQFFLVYADSTLPPDYTVFGTIDQAGLATIDKVAAGGTDNSNGEGDGKPVTPVTIQSAKVA
- a CDS encoding MBL fold metallo-hydrolase, translating into MLVAGFPAGAFQTNCYVVAQAAGEACVVVDPGQDAVEPLEALLKEHRLTPVAVLLTHGHFDHTFSVAPVCDGHDVPAWIHPDDREMLADPMKGISAESAAFFGGRLELREPSDVRTLDDRSSLELAGLRLRVDHTPGHTPGSVVFTTETEEGVEVILAGDTLFAGSIGRTDLPGGSHQQLLDSVRDRLLVRDDSGVVLPGHGPTTTIGRERASNPFLQDLSTPARTGTTRGRGL